The following are encoded in a window of Mycobacterium sp. ELW1 genomic DNA:
- a CDS encoding cupin domain-containing protein has protein sequence MKPVRYFPVALTIAITGAVLFPAAAAATPNSGIEADTLVQSTLDGRDFVTRELTIAPGGTTGWHYHPGQVFGVIKQGTLTHYNGDCSVDGVYNAGDSISEGSGTGYIHEGRNEGPVPVVMWVLYIKPAGSPLAVDAPNPGCPFE, from the coding sequence ATGAAACCAGTGCGGTACTTCCCTGTTGCGTTGACCATCGCGATCACCGGTGCGGTGTTGTTCCCCGCGGCGGCTGCGGCAACGCCCAACTCGGGCATCGAGGCGGACACCCTGGTGCAGTCCACGCTCGACGGCAGGGACTTCGTCACCCGGGAGCTGACCATCGCCCCCGGCGGAACGACCGGCTGGCACTACCACCCCGGCCAGGTGTTCGGGGTGATCAAGCAGGGCACGTTGACCCATTACAACGGCGACTGCTCGGTCGACGGTGTGTACAACGCAGGCGACTCGATCAGCGAGGGCAGCGGCACCGGTTACATCCACGAGGGCCGCAATGAGGGCCCGGTCCCCGTGGTCATGTGGGTGCTCTACATCAAGCCCGCGGGCAGCCCACTGGCAGTTGATGCGCCGAATCCGGGTTGCCCGTTCGAATAA
- the purF gene encoding amidophosphoribosyltransferase produces the protein MVTEHVENDPREECGVFGVWAPGEDVAKLTYYGLYALQHRGQEAAGIAVADGSQVLVFKDLGLVSQVFDEQTLAAMPGHVAIGHCRYSTTGSTTWENAQPVFRNTAAGTGIALGHNGNLVNTADLATRARDAGLINPNMPGAATTDSDILGALLAHGAADSTIEQAALALLPSVRGAFCLTFMDENTLYAARDPHGVRPLSLGRLDRGWVVASETAALDIVGASFVRDIEPGELLAIDADGVRSTRFANPTPKGCVFEYVYLARPDSVIGGRSVHATRVDIGRRLAAEQPVDADLVIGVPESGTPAAVGYAQGSGIPFGQGLMKNAYVGRTFIQPSQTIRQLGIRLKLNPLKEVIRGKRLIVVDDSIVRGNTQRALVRMLREAGAVEVHVRIASPPVKWPCFYGIDFATPAELIANAVDHQGEMLEAVRHAIGADTLGYISQQGMIAATEQPATRLCCACFDGTYPIELPGEAALGKNVVEHMLATAARTGLPIQPVSVDNDNVSALSRP, from the coding sequence ATCGTGACCGAACACGTGGAGAACGACCCTCGGGAAGAGTGCGGCGTCTTCGGCGTATGGGCTCCAGGCGAGGATGTAGCCAAACTCACTTATTACGGTCTCTATGCCCTGCAGCACAGGGGTCAGGAAGCCGCAGGCATCGCCGTCGCCGACGGATCGCAGGTTCTGGTCTTCAAGGATCTGGGTCTGGTCAGCCAGGTGTTCGACGAGCAGACGCTGGCCGCCATGCCGGGCCACGTCGCCATCGGCCACTGCCGGTATTCGACCACCGGCTCCACGACCTGGGAAAACGCCCAGCCGGTATTTCGCAACACCGCGGCGGGCACCGGAATCGCGTTGGGCCACAACGGAAATCTGGTCAACACCGCCGACCTGGCCACTCGCGCCCGCGACGCCGGCCTGATCAACCCGAACATGCCGGGTGCGGCGACCACCGACTCCGACATCCTGGGCGCCCTGCTCGCCCACGGCGCGGCCGACTCCACCATCGAGCAGGCCGCTCTGGCATTGCTGCCCAGCGTGCGCGGGGCCTTCTGCCTGACCTTCATGGACGAGAACACGCTCTACGCCGCGCGCGACCCGCACGGTGTGCGCCCGCTGTCGCTGGGCCGGCTCGACCGAGGCTGGGTGGTGGCCTCCGAAACCGCCGCCCTCGACATCGTCGGCGCCTCCTTCGTGCGGGACATCGAGCCCGGTGAGCTGCTGGCCATCGACGCCGACGGGGTGCGCTCCACCCGGTTCGCCAACCCGACCCCCAAGGGTTGCGTGTTCGAGTACGTCTACCTCGCGCGCCCCGACAGTGTGATCGGCGGCCGGTCCGTGCACGCCACCCGCGTCGACATCGGCCGCCGGCTCGCCGCCGAGCAGCCCGTTGACGCCGATCTGGTCATCGGCGTTCCTGAATCAGGGACCCCCGCCGCGGTCGGATATGCCCAGGGGTCCGGCATCCCGTTCGGCCAGGGGCTGATGAAGAACGCCTACGTCGGGCGCACGTTCATCCAGCCGTCGCAGACCATCCGTCAGCTCGGTATCCGGCTGAAGCTCAACCCGCTCAAAGAAGTGATCCGCGGCAAGCGGCTCATCGTCGTCGACGACTCGATCGTGCGCGGCAACACCCAGCGCGCGCTGGTCCGCATGCTGCGGGAGGCGGGTGCGGTCGAGGTGCACGTGCGCATCGCGTCGCCACCGGTGAAATGGCCGTGCTTCTACGGCATCGACTTCGCCACCCCGGCCGAACTGATCGCCAACGCCGTGGACCACCAGGGCGAGATGCTCGAAGCGGTACGCCACGCGATCGGCGCCGACACTCTCGGCTATATCTCGCAGCAGGGCATGATCGCGGCGACCGAACAGCCCGCGACGCGGCTGTGCTGTGCCTGCTTCGACGGCACCTATCCGATCGAACTGCCCGGCGAGGCCGCCCTCGGCAAGAACGTCGTCGAGCACATGCTGGCCACCGCCGCCCGCACCGGCCTGCCGATTCAGCCGGTGTCGGTCGACAACGACAACGTCTCGGCGCTCAGCCGACCCTGA
- a CDS encoding sulfurtransferase, which yields MARSDVLVSTDWAESNLDAPNVVFVEVDEDTSAYEDGHIAGAVRLDWKTELQDQVKRDFVDQQQFSKLLSDKGISNDDTVILYGGNNNWFAAYAYWYFKLYGHENVKLLDGGRKKWELDGRPLVTEVPDRPATSYAAKAPDNTIRAFRDEVIAAINAKNLVDVRSPDEFSGKILAPAHLPQEQSQRPGHIPGAINVPWSRAANEDGTFKSDEELAKLYAAAGLDGEKETIAYCRIGERSSHTWFVLQELLGHKNVKNYDGSWTEYGSLVGAPIELGS from the coding sequence ATGGCACGCTCCGACGTCCTGGTCTCCACCGACTGGGCCGAGAGCAATCTCGACGCGCCGAACGTCGTCTTCGTCGAGGTCGACGAGGACACCTCGGCTTACGAAGACGGCCACATCGCCGGCGCCGTCAGGCTGGACTGGAAGACCGAACTGCAGGACCAGGTCAAGCGTGACTTCGTCGATCAGCAACAGTTCTCGAAGTTGTTGTCCGACAAGGGAATCAGCAACGACGACACGGTGATCCTGTACGGCGGCAACAACAACTGGTTCGCCGCGTACGCCTACTGGTACTTCAAGCTGTACGGCCACGAGAACGTCAAGCTGCTCGACGGCGGACGCAAGAAGTGGGAACTCGACGGACGCCCCCTGGTGACCGAGGTGCCCGACCGGCCCGCCACCTCGTACGCCGCGAAGGCTCCCGACAACACCATTCGCGCGTTCCGCGACGAGGTGATCGCCGCCATCAACGCCAAGAACCTGGTGGACGTGCGGTCCCCCGACGAGTTCTCCGGCAAGATCCTCGCGCCGGCCCACCTCCCGCAGGAACAGAGCCAGCGCCCCGGGCATATCCCCGGCGCCATCAACGTTCCGTGGAGCAGGGCTGCGAACGAGGACGGCACCTTCAAGTCCGACGAGGAATTGGCCAAGCTCTACGCCGCGGCCGGCCTGGACGGCGAGAAGGAGACGATCGCCTACTGCCGAATCGGCGAGCGGTCATCGCACACCTGGTTCGTGCTCCAGGAACTGTTGGGGCACAAGAACGTCAAGAACTACGACGGTAGTTGGACCGAATATGGCTCCCTGGTGGGGGCCCCGATCGAGTTGGGAAGTTGA
- a CDS encoding Ms5788A family Cys-rich leader peptide, whose amino-acid sequence MTRVSTRLELALTKRRAVDLCRVAGCCCCCCSC is encoded by the coding sequence ATGACTCGCGTGTCGACCCGCCTCGAGCTAGCGCTCACCAAGCGTCGCGCAGTCGATCTGTGCCGCGTTGCGGGTTGTTGCTGTTGTTGCTGTAGCTGCTGA
- a CDS encoding DUF3073 domain-containing protein, with product MGRGRAKAKQTKVARELKYSSPQTDFSRLQQELSGSESESDEPDTVDNGFGDDPWADEGSWRR from the coding sequence ATGGGCCGCGGCCGGGCAAAGGCAAAGCAGACCAAGGTTGCTCGGGAGCTGAAATATAGCTCCCCTCAGACTGATTTCAGTCGGCTCCAACAAGAGCTGTCGGGGTCGGAGTCTGAGTCGGATGAGCCTGACACCGTAGACAACGGGTTCGGCGACGACCCGTGGGCCGACGAGGGTAGCTGGCGGCGCTGA
- a CDS encoding PPOX class F420-dependent oxidoreductase, whose protein sequence is MAFKPHEIEYLKSADLGRLATIAPDGTLQNSPVGFSYNDALGTLDIVGYNMAKSRKFRNLATNNTVAFVVDDIATRSPWRVRCLEIRGTAEQAEASDGDAIIRITPKRIISFGIDDTETEPHDLVPDSRDVPTTGD, encoded by the coding sequence ATGGCGTTCAAACCGCATGAAATCGAGTACCTGAAGTCGGCGGATCTCGGCAGGCTGGCCACCATCGCACCGGACGGCACCCTGCAGAACAGTCCGGTCGGCTTCTCCTACAACGACGCGCTGGGCACCCTCGACATCGTCGGCTACAACATGGCCAAGAGCCGCAAGTTCCGCAACCTGGCCACCAACAACACCGTCGCGTTCGTGGTCGACGACATCGCAACGCGCAGCCCATGGCGGGTCCGGTGTCTGGAGATCCGCGGCACCGCCGAGCAGGCCGAGGCGTCCGACGGGGACGCGATCATCCGGATCACGCCCAAACGGATCATCAGCTTCGGCATCGACGACACCGAGACCGAGCCGCACGACCTGGTGCCGGACAGCCGGGACGTACCGACGACGGGCGACTAG
- a CDS encoding thioredoxin family protein — MSPALITAIVAIAAALGVAIVAGVLHNRRSGVVREAESHDVDVSDLGLSRTGPTIVHFSAVWCGPCAGVRRVVNQVCADLRDVAHVEIDMDADPAAARKLSVLSLPTTFIFDADGRQRYRTAGVPKAADLRAALEPLLA, encoded by the coding sequence ATGAGCCCCGCATTGATCACCGCGATCGTCGCCATCGCCGCCGCGCTGGGCGTGGCGATCGTCGCAGGCGTGCTGCACAACCGGCGGTCCGGAGTCGTACGCGAAGCCGAATCGCACGACGTCGACGTCAGCGACCTGGGATTATCCCGCACCGGTCCGACCATCGTGCATTTCAGCGCAGTGTGGTGCGGACCCTGTGCCGGGGTGCGGCGCGTGGTCAATCAGGTCTGCGCCGATCTCCGTGATGTCGCCCACGTCGAAATCGACATGGATGCCGATCCGGCTGCCGCGCGCAAGCTTTCGGTGCTGTCGCTGCCGACCACGTTCATCTTCGACGCCGACGGCCGGCAGCGGTACCGGACGGCAGGGGTCCCCAAGGCCGCTGACCTGCGCGCGGCCCTCGAGCCTCTGTTGGCCTGA
- a CDS encoding FABP family protein: MSSEDISGSGDRAVAAAVERAKETAGRNIPVFDDLPVPADTANLRLGANLNDALLALLPLVGVWRGEGEGRGAHGDYHFGQQIIVSHDGGEYLNWDSRSWRLDEAGEYAGPGLRESGFWRFVNDPADPGESQAIELMLAHSAGYVELFYGHPRNQSSWELVTDALARSKSGVLVGGAKRLYGIVEGDLAYVEERVDADGGLVPHLSARLTRYVG, translated from the coding sequence GTGAGCTCTGAGGACATCTCCGGTAGCGGCGATCGTGCCGTAGCAGCGGCCGTTGAGCGGGCGAAGGAAACGGCCGGCCGCAATATCCCGGTTTTCGACGACCTGCCGGTTCCCGCCGACACCGCCAATCTGCGCTTGGGCGCCAACCTCAACGATGCGCTGCTGGCCTTACTCCCGCTGGTGGGGGTCTGGCGCGGCGAGGGCGAGGGCCGCGGAGCCCACGGCGACTATCACTTCGGACAGCAGATCATCGTCTCGCACGACGGCGGTGAATATCTGAACTGGGACTCTCGGTCCTGGCGCCTTGACGAGGCCGGCGAGTACGCCGGTCCTGGGCTGCGGGAGTCCGGCTTCTGGCGGTTCGTCAACGACCCGGCGGACCCGGGTGAATCGCAGGCCATCGAGCTGATGCTGGCGCACTCCGCGGGGTACGTCGAGTTGTTCTACGGCCACCCCCGCAATCAGTCGTCCTGGGAGCTGGTGACCGACGCGTTGGCGCGCAGCAAGTCCGGTGTACTGGTCGGCGGCGCCAAACGGTTGTACGGGATCGTCGAGGGCGACCTGGCCTACGTCGAGGAGCGGGTCGACGCCGACGGCGGACTTGTTCCGCACCTGTCCGCGCGGCTGACGCGATACGTCGGCTGA
- a CDS encoding CPBP family intramembrane glutamic endopeptidase has protein sequence MITKDSGAPAVRAIVSTGLAAAVGAPLGLRPPRLWSGLRFGAVAFGLVATGVAALTRVPRVRQGMVDRTVPPDPVRWLALEIPVATAWTEEMLFRGLLQTVAVRALGPTFGPLAQALAFGLWHIPDARRVGDPVLGTVVVTGVAGWVFGWLARRSGSVLAPVLAHTAFNESAAVAAMVVQRR, from the coding sequence ATGATCACCAAGGATTCCGGCGCACCGGCCGTGCGCGCGATCGTCAGCACCGGGTTGGCGGCGGCCGTCGGTGCGCCATTGGGGCTGCGGCCGCCGCGGCTGTGGTCCGGGCTGAGGTTCGGTGCGGTGGCCTTCGGACTGGTGGCCACGGGTGTCGCGGCGTTGACCAGAGTGCCGCGGGTGCGCCAGGGGATGGTCGACCGCACGGTCCCGCCGGATCCCGTCCGCTGGCTGGCGCTGGAGATTCCGGTCGCCACCGCGTGGACGGAAGAGATGCTGTTTCGGGGCCTGCTCCAGACCGTCGCCGTGCGGGCGCTCGGGCCGACATTCGGCCCGCTGGCCCAGGCGCTCGCCTTCGGGCTCTGGCACATTCCCGATGCCCGACGGGTCGGCGACCCGGTGCTGGGCACCGTGGTGGTGACCGGTGTCGCCGGTTGGGTGTTCGGCTGGCTCGCCAGACGGTCGGGGAGCGTGCTGGCGCCCGTTCTCGCGCACACGGCGTTCAACGAATCCGCCGCGGTGGCCGCGATGGTGGTGCAGCGGCGCTAG
- a CDS encoding DUF1416 domain-containing protein codes for MCSAPKQGQTLPAGVDLEKETVITGRVVDDSGQTVGGAFVRLLDSSDEFTAEVVASATGDFRFFAAPGTWTVRALSKVGNGDATVAPTGAGIHEVDIKVA; via the coding sequence ATGTGCTCTGCACCTAAACAAGGACAGACTCTGCCCGCCGGTGTCGACCTCGAGAAGGAGACTGTGATCACGGGCCGCGTGGTGGACGACTCGGGTCAGACGGTGGGCGGTGCATTCGTGCGTCTGCTGGACTCGAGCGACGAGTTCACCGCCGAAGTGGTCGCCTCGGCGACCGGTGACTTCCGGTTCTTCGCGGCACCGGGCACCTGGACCGTGCGTGCGCTGTCCAAGGTCGGCAACGGCGACGCCACCGTCGCGCCGACCGGCGCCGGGATCCACGAAGTCGACATCAAGGTCGCGTAG
- a CDS encoding aminodeoxychorismate lyase produces MLVTLDGEVRDPAQPLLFADDLAAVRGDGVFETLLVRDGRACLVDAHLRRLTQSAKTMELPEPDLSAWRRAIGVAVGQWTSSTAAEGALRLVYSRGRESGSDPTAYLTVNPVPERVVATRRDGIAAVLLDRGLPSSGVDAMPWLLAGAKTLSYAVNMAALRHAAAKGAGDVIFVSSDGYLLEGPRSTVVIATDEGSGTTLLTPPPWYPILRGTTQQALFEVAREKGYDCDFRALRPSDLYAAQGVWLVSSMTLAARVHTLDGRALPPTRLADEVAALVDAAIVCDR; encoded by the coding sequence GTGCTCGTCACTCTCGACGGCGAGGTGCGCGACCCGGCGCAGCCCTTGCTGTTCGCCGACGATCTCGCGGCCGTACGGGGCGACGGCGTGTTCGAGACCCTGCTGGTCCGCGACGGCCGCGCCTGCCTGGTGGATGCGCACCTGCGCCGGCTCACCCAGTCGGCCAAGACGATGGAGCTGCCGGAACCGGACCTGTCGGCCTGGCGGCGGGCCATCGGTGTCGCGGTCGGGCAGTGGACGTCGTCGACGGCGGCCGAGGGCGCGTTGCGGCTGGTGTACAGCCGCGGTCGGGAGAGCGGTTCGGATCCGACCGCCTACCTCACGGTCAATCCCGTGCCGGAGCGGGTTGTCGCGACCCGCCGCGACGGGATCGCCGCGGTGCTGCTCGACCGCGGGTTGCCATCCAGCGGAGTCGACGCGATGCCCTGGCTGCTGGCCGGCGCGAAGACGCTGTCGTACGCGGTGAACATGGCCGCGCTGCGGCACGCCGCCGCCAAAGGCGCCGGTGATGTGATCTTCGTCAGCTCCGACGGGTACCTGCTCGAGGGTCCGCGCTCGACGGTGGTGATCGCCACCGACGAGGGCTCGGGAACGACCCTGCTCACCCCACCGCCGTGGTACCCGATCCTGCGTGGCACCACGCAGCAGGCGCTGTTCGAGGTTGCCCGTGAGAAGGGCTACGACTGCGACTTCCGCGCGCTCCGGCCATCCGACTTGTATGCCGCACAGGGGGTTTGGCTGGTGTCCAGTATGACGCTGGCGGCGCGGGTGCATACGCTCGACGGGCGGGCGCTGCCGCCCACTCGGCTGGCCGACGAGGTGGCCGCTCTGGTCGATGCCGCGATCGTGTGTGATCGCTGA
- a CDS encoding DUF4395 domain-containing protein: protein MSTSTTNTPAVAQVDVRGPRFAAWVTTAVLVAVLVVSGFSAVAAAVLLALQAVVFGIGALRGPRQHPYGVIFANIVAPRLSPVSEREPVPPLKFAQLVGFVFAVAGVAGFALGAPLVGTVATAFALFAAFLNAAFGICLGCQIYPLVARLRTPATT, encoded by the coding sequence ATGTCCACCAGCACCACCAACACCCCCGCCGTCGCCCAGGTGGATGTCCGCGGCCCCCGGTTCGCGGCCTGGGTCACCACGGCCGTCCTCGTCGCAGTCCTCGTCGTCTCGGGATTCAGCGCCGTTGCCGCAGCCGTCCTCCTGGCGCTGCAGGCCGTGGTGTTCGGAATCGGGGCGCTACGCGGGCCGCGTCAGCACCCCTACGGAGTGATCTTCGCCAACATCGTCGCCCCGCGACTGAGCCCCGTCTCCGAGCGGGAGCCGGTGCCGCCGTTGAAGTTCGCACAACTGGTGGGATTCGTGTTCGCCGTCGCCGGCGTCGCCGGCTTCGCCCTGGGCGCACCGCTGGTCGGCACCGTCGCCACCGCGTTCGCTCTGTTCGCCGCTTTCCTCAACGCGGCCTTCGGCATCTGCCTGGGCTGCCAGATCTACCCACTGGTGGCCAGGCTGCGTACGCCGGCCACCACCTGA
- a CDS encoding folate-binding protein YgfZ, translated as MSAVPAPDNSPDAGAIWHYGDPLGEQRSAEHDAVVVDRSHRAVITLTGSDRRSWLHSLCSQHVSELPDGASTENLSLDGQGRVEDHWVQTELGGLTYLDTERERGEPLLAYLRKMVFWADVAPEAADLAVLSLLGPRLSAAAVLGALEVDELPAESTAVALAGGGFLRRMPARPGQIELDLVVPRADVTTWLSRLDAAGVRRAGVWAYEALRVAAQRPRLGVDTDERTIPHEAGWIGGPGQGAVHLDKGCYRGQETVARVHNLGKPPRMLVLVHLDGSGERPVTGDPLLAGGRVVGRLGTVVDHVDLGPIALALVKRGIPADTALTTGGEHEVAAEIDPESLPQTDGVGAGRLAVERLRRGAN; from the coding sequence GTGTCAGCCGTCCCCGCACCTGACAATTCCCCCGATGCCGGCGCGATCTGGCATTACGGCGATCCGCTCGGTGAGCAGCGCAGCGCCGAGCACGATGCCGTCGTTGTCGATCGCTCGCACCGTGCGGTCATCACCCTGACCGGATCCGACCGGCGCAGCTGGCTGCACTCGCTGTGTTCCCAGCACGTCAGTGAGTTGCCCGACGGCGCCTCCACCGAGAACCTGAGCCTCGACGGACAGGGCCGTGTCGAAGACCACTGGGTGCAGACCGAGTTGGGTGGCCTCACCTACCTCGACACCGAACGCGAGCGCGGTGAACCACTGCTGGCGTACCTGCGCAAGATGGTGTTCTGGGCCGATGTCGCTCCGGAGGCCGCTGACCTGGCTGTTCTCTCCCTGCTCGGCCCGCGCCTTTCCGCTGCGGCGGTCCTCGGCGCGCTGGAGGTCGACGAGCTGCCGGCGGAGTCGACGGCCGTGGCGCTCGCCGGCGGTGGTTTCCTGCGCCGCATGCCCGCCCGGCCCGGTCAGATCGAACTGGACCTGGTGGTTCCCCGCGCCGATGTGACGACCTGGTTGAGCAGGCTGGATGCGGCCGGGGTTCGCCGCGCCGGGGTGTGGGCGTACGAGGCGCTCCGGGTGGCGGCGCAGCGCCCACGTCTGGGAGTGGACACCGACGAGCGGACGATCCCGCACGAGGCCGGGTGGATCGGCGGCCCCGGGCAAGGAGCCGTGCACCTCGACAAGGGTTGCTATCGCGGCCAAGAGACGGTCGCGCGGGTCCACAACTTGGGAAAGCCGCCCCGGATGCTGGTCCTGGTGCATCTCGACGGATCCGGTGAGCGCCCGGTCACCGGTGATCCGCTGCTGGCCGGTGGGCGTGTCGTGGGCCGGCTGGGCACCGTCGTCGACCATGTCGATCTCGGGCCGATCGCCTTGGCTCTGGTGAAGCGGGGTATTCCGGCCGATACGGCTCTGACCACGGGCGGCGAGCATGAGGTGGCCGCCGAGATCGACCCGGAATCGCTGCCGCAGACCGACGGCGTGGGGGCCGGGCGGCTCGCGGTGGAGCGTCTGCGCCGCGGCGCGAACTGA
- a CDS encoding sterol carrier family protein, whose product MPARSSADPEATVAAVAAVSDWLRDDTAATPDRPAIATAVRLTARTLAALAPGASVEVRVPPFVAVQCISGPRHTRGTPPNVVEADPRTWLRLATGLVDVDEASRLGALRLSGSRAGEVAGWLPVVTLTD is encoded by the coding sequence GTGCCCGCCCGCAGCAGCGCCGACCCCGAAGCCACCGTCGCCGCGGTGGCCGCCGTGTCGGATTGGCTGCGCGACGACACCGCGGCCACCCCTGACCGTCCGGCCATCGCCACGGCCGTCCGATTGACCGCCCGCACCCTGGCCGCGCTCGCGCCCGGCGCGAGTGTCGAGGTGCGGGTGCCACCTTTTGTTGCGGTGCAATGCATCTCCGGACCCCGCCACACCCGCGGCACACCACCCAATGTGGTGGAGGCCGATCCGCGGACGTGGCTGCGGCTGGCGACGGGTCTGGTCGACGTCGACGAGGCGTCCCGACTCGGCGCGCTGCGACTGTCGGGATCCCGGGCCGGCGAGGTCGCGGGCTGGCTCCCCGTCGTGACACTCACCGACTGA
- a CDS encoding DUF2461 domain-containing protein, which translates to MAFRGWPIEAVEFYEGLEADNSKVYWTRHRAVYDSQVKAPMEELLAELAPEFGEGTLFRPHRDVRFSADKSPYKTNCAARLGSGYVSFSAEGLSVGSGLYMPDAAALARYRAAVDAEKSGAELAGIVDALRKGGYDTMAHDVLKTAPRGYPKDHPRIDLLRHKGIAMMKTWPVGAWLGTAKAKDRVVTTLRAGAPLRDWLARHVG; encoded by the coding sequence ATGGCGTTTCGGGGCTGGCCGATCGAGGCCGTGGAGTTCTACGAGGGCCTGGAGGCCGACAACTCCAAGGTCTATTGGACTCGGCATCGCGCCGTCTACGACAGTCAGGTGAAGGCGCCGATGGAGGAGCTGCTCGCCGAGTTGGCCCCGGAGTTCGGCGAGGGCACGCTGTTCCGGCCGCATCGCGACGTTCGGTTCAGCGCCGACAAATCCCCGTACAAGACCAACTGCGCGGCAAGGCTCGGCTCCGGCTACGTGTCGTTCTCGGCCGAGGGGCTGTCGGTGGGCAGCGGTCTGTACATGCCCGATGCCGCGGCCCTGGCCCGATACCGAGCGGCGGTCGATGCCGAGAAGTCCGGTGCCGAGCTGGCCGGGATCGTCGACGCGCTGCGCAAGGGCGGCTACGACACGATGGCCCACGACGTCCTCAAGACTGCGCCGAGGGGCTATCCGAAGGATCATCCCCGCATCGACCTGCTGCGTCACAAGGGCATCGCGATGATGAAGACCTGGCCAGTCGGTGCCTGGCTGGGCACGGCGAAGGCCAAGGACCGGGTGGTCACCACCCTGCGCGCCGGGGCGCCGCTGCGTGACTGGCTGGCCCGCCACGTCGGCTGA
- the purM gene encoding phosphoribosylformylglycinamidine cyclo-ligase, translating into MTDREEDNQISYASAGVDIEAGDRAVELFKPLAKRATRPEVRGGLGGFAGLFALRGDYREPLLAASTDGVGTKLAVAQAMDKHDTVGLDLVAMVVDDLVVCGAEPLFLQDYIAVGRTVPERVAAIVSGIAEGCVIAGCALLGGETAEHPGLMEPDHYDISATGVGVVEADDVLGPDRVRPGDVIIAMGSSGLHSNGYSLARKVLLEIDRMNLAGHVEEFGRTLGEELLEPTRIYAKDCLALAAETQVRTFCHVTGGGLAANLERVIPHGLVAELDRGTWTPAPVFAMIAQRGRIDRPEMEKTFNMGVGMIAVVAPEDTDRALAILTARHLNCWTLGTVTKGKDGPRAKLVGLHPRF; encoded by the coding sequence ATGACGGATCGCGAGGAAGACAACCAGATCTCCTACGCATCGGCCGGGGTGGATATCGAGGCCGGTGACCGCGCGGTCGAGCTGTTCAAGCCGCTTGCGAAGCGGGCCACCAGGCCCGAGGTGCGGGGCGGCCTGGGCGGCTTCGCCGGGCTGTTCGCGCTGCGCGGGGACTACCGGGAACCGCTGCTGGCTGCGTCGACCGACGGGGTCGGCACCAAGCTCGCCGTGGCGCAGGCGATGGACAAGCACGACACCGTCGGCCTGGACCTGGTCGCGATGGTGGTCGACGACCTGGTGGTGTGCGGCGCCGAGCCGCTGTTCCTGCAGGACTACATCGCCGTCGGACGTACCGTTCCGGAGCGCGTCGCCGCGATCGTCTCGGGCATCGCCGAGGGTTGTGTGATCGCCGGTTGTGCGTTGCTGGGCGGGGAGACGGCAGAACATCCCGGGCTGATGGAACCCGACCATTACGACATCTCCGCCACCGGTGTGGGCGTCGTCGAGGCCGACGATGTGCTGGGACCCGATCGGGTGCGCCCCGGTGATGTGATCATCGCGATGGGATCGTCCGGCCTGCACTCCAACGGCTACTCGCTGGCCCGTAAGGTCCTGCTCGAGATCGACCGGATGAACCTCGCCGGCCATGTCGAGGAGTTCGGTCGCACGCTCGGGGAGGAACTGCTCGAGCCCACCCGGATCTACGCCAAGGACTGCCTGGCGCTGGCCGCCGAGACCCAGGTGCGCACGTTCTGCCACGTCACCGGCGGTGGGCTTGCCGCCAATCTCGAACGCGTCATCCCGCACGGTCTGGTCGCCGAACTGGATCGCGGGACGTGGACTCCCGCGCCGGTGTTCGCGATGATCGCGCAGCGCGGCCGCATCGACCGCCCGGAGATGGAGAAGACGTTCAACATGGGCGTCGGAATGATCGCCGTCGTCGCGCCGGAGGACACCGACCGCGCGCTGGCGATCCTGACTGCACGCCACTTGAACTGCTGGACACTGGGCACCGTCACCAAGGGCAAAGATGGCCCGAGAGCGAAGCTGGTAGGACTGCATCCCCGCTTTTAG